From a region of the Leptotrichia trevisanii DSM 22070 genome:
- a CDS encoding YciI family protein: MKPIFVISTTYTKSLEEVGKFRQEHFDFIQKNIDAEKFIAGGRQNPPTGGLILAYNVTKAELEEILKEDPYYKNNLIETVITEFTPALLDKDFEKLQ; the protein is encoded by the coding sequence ATGAAACCAATTTTTGTTATATCTACAACTTATACAAAATCACTTGAAGAAGTGGGAAAATTTAGACAGGAACATTTTGATTTTATTCAAAAAAATATTGATGCTGAAAAATTTATTGCAGGAGGACGGCAAAATCCCCCAACTGGTGGACTTATTTTGGCATATAACGTAACAAAGGCAGAACTTGAGGAAATATTAAAAGAAGATCCGTATTACAAGAATAATTTGATAGAAACTGTAATAACTGAATTTACACCTGCACTGCTTGATAAGGATTTTGAAAAATTACAATAA
- a CDS encoding AMP-binding protein, with amino-acid sequence MFLERTERLALVDFENKHINYIDLINNIKYFSEYVVELEKEKFGLIVMENRPEWIYSFFAVWDKKSAAIALDANSNSGEIIYVLNDSHPNVIFYSNETEGTILEAVEKYSSKNTVKLINVDKITIEQEKMSAIKNMQFELENPTGDETAAMLYTSGTTGNPKGVMLSFNNLNTEMEGIYEKGIFDHRDQILAILPFHHVLPLTASVLLMLKYQTSIVFVEKIASKEIFDALEKNRVTAIIGVPRVFKLFYDGIKQQIDAKFITRFIYKMMSNVKSLKIKRKVFAKVHKKFGGHLDFIVAGGAKMDPEISKFYETLGFYALEGYGLTETAPVIAVNSKKERKIGTVGKKLNNIDVKIVDEELWVKGPIVMKGYYNKPEKTAEVITEDGWFKTGDLATIDEEGYITIRGRKNTMIVLSNGKNIDPETLENRVIAKSNGLIKEIGIFNYNNKLAAIIVPELLEFRKRGITNTKAYIKNIVEDYNLKAHNYEKVLDYKLFEEELPKTRVGKIRRFMLPDLYEKNEITKKEKMPEPIDEAYKILKEYIKKNKGIEPQPEENLELEIGMDSLDIVEFFAFIENSFGLHLDEEKFSEMPNLKLLSEYINQKATKFEDSDVDWKQIISETKPIQDDKNRWVTKLLKVFQPIIDLYFRVKKVDRKKLTDNPQIFVSNHQSFVDPLILGSLFPRKIIFNTLFLAIDWYFKKGVMKLLVSNGNVVLIDINKNIRKSVEEIVGYLKSGKSIVIFPEGARTKDGKVAQFKKVFAIISKELNVDVQCLGIKGAFEAYSRYMKFPKPKKIEVAVLEKFSPEGSYDEITQKAEKIIREYVEN; translated from the coding sequence ATGTTTTTAGAGAGAACGGAGCGACTGGCATTAGTTGACTTTGAAAATAAACATATTAATTATATTGATTTGATAAATAATATAAAGTATTTTTCTGAATATGTAGTTGAACTGGAAAAAGAAAAATTTGGGCTGATTGTTATGGAAAATCGTCCAGAATGGATATATAGTTTTTTTGCAGTATGGGATAAAAAATCTGCTGCGATTGCACTTGACGCAAACAGTAACTCTGGCGAGATTATATACGTTTTGAACGATTCACATCCAAATGTGATTTTCTACTCGAATGAAACAGAAGGAACTATTTTGGAAGCAGTTGAAAAATATAGTTCAAAAAATACTGTAAAATTAATAAATGTGGATAAAATTACAATTGAGCAGGAAAAAATGAGTGCTATAAAAAATATGCAGTTTGAGCTGGAAAATCCGACTGGAGATGAAACGGCAGCTATGCTTTACACTTCTGGGACAACTGGGAATCCAAAAGGGGTGATGCTCTCGTTTAATAATCTGAATACTGAGATGGAAGGGATTTATGAAAAGGGGATATTTGATCATAGGGATCAGATTTTGGCAATATTGCCATTTCATCATGTTCTGCCATTGACGGCAAGTGTACTTTTGATGTTAAAATATCAGACTTCGATTGTATTTGTGGAAAAAATTGCAAGTAAGGAAATATTTGACGCACTTGAAAAAAATAGAGTAACCGCAATAATAGGTGTACCAAGGGTATTCAAGCTATTTTATGATGGGATAAAGCAGCAAATTGATGCAAAATTCATTACACGATTTATTTATAAAATGATGAGCAACGTAAAATCATTGAAAATAAAAAGAAAAGTTTTTGCAAAAGTTCATAAAAAATTTGGTGGACATCTTGACTTTATTGTTGCCGGTGGAGCAAAAATGGATCCTGAGATTTCAAAATTTTATGAAACATTGGGATTTTATGCCCTTGAAGGTTATGGACTTACTGAAACTGCACCAGTTATTGCTGTAAATTCAAAAAAAGAAAGAAAAATTGGAACAGTTGGAAAAAAATTGAATAATATAGATGTAAAAATTGTAGATGAAGAATTGTGGGTTAAAGGGCCGATTGTTATGAAAGGTTATTACAATAAGCCTGAAAAGACAGCAGAAGTAATCACTGAGGATGGATGGTTCAAGACAGGAGATTTGGCGACAATTGACGAAGAGGGTTATATCACAATTCGTGGAAGAAAAAATACAATGATTGTCCTTTCAAACGGTAAGAATATTGATCCAGAAACGCTTGAAAATAGAGTAATTGCAAAAAGTAACGGATTAATCAAGGAAATCGGCATTTTTAATTACAATAATAAATTAGCTGCAATAATTGTACCTGAATTACTGGAGTTCAGAAAGCGTGGAATTACAAACACAAAGGCTTATATTAAAAATATTGTGGAAGATTATAACTTGAAGGCACATAACTATGAAAAAGTGCTTGACTACAAGCTGTTTGAAGAAGAATTGCCAAAAACTCGGGTTGGAAAAATTCGTAGATTCATGTTGCCAGATTTATACGAAAAAAATGAAATCACAAAAAAAGAAAAAATGCCTGAACCTATAGATGAAGCATACAAGATATTAAAAGAATACATCAAGAAAAATAAAGGGATCGAACCACAGCCAGAAGAAAATCTGGAGCTAGAAATTGGAATGGATTCTCTCGACATTGTAGAATTTTTTGCATTTATTGAAAACAGTTTTGGACTTCATCTGGATGAAGAAAAATTTTCTGAAATGCCAAATCTGAAACTGTTATCAGAGTACATTAATCAAAAAGCTACAAAATTTGAAGATAGCGATGTAGACTGGAAACAGATTATAAGTGAAACAAAACCGATACAAGACGACAAAAACCGATGGGTAACAAAGTTGTTAAAAGTATTCCAGCCAATAATTGACTTATATTTCAGAGTAAAAAAAGTTGACAGAAAAAAATTAACAGACAATCCACAAATTTTTGTATCAAATCACCAAAGTTTTGTAGACCCGTTAATTTTAGGTTCATTATTTCCAAGAAAAATTATTTTTAATACATTATTTTTAGCAATTGACTGGTATTTTAAAAAAGGTGTAATGAAATTGCTCGTTTCAAATGGAAATGTTGTGTTAATTGATATTAACAAAAATATTAGAAAAAGTGTGGAAGAAATAGTTGGATACCTAAAAAGTGGAAAAAGCATTGTAATTTTCCCAGAAGGAGCAAGAACAAAGGATGGAAAAGTTGCCCAGTTTAAAAAGGTATTTGCTATAATCTCAAAGGAACTAAATGTAGATGTTCAATGTCTTGGAATAAAAGGTGCATTTGAAGCATATTCAAGATATATGAAGTTCCCAAAACCGAAAAAAATCGAAGTAGCAGTGCTGGAAAAATTCTCACCAGAAGGAAGCTATGATGAAATCACACAAAAAGCAGAAAAAATTATAAGAGAATATGTTGAGAATTAA